A window of the Mesotoga prima MesG1.Ag.4.2 genome harbors these coding sequences:
- a CDS encoding O-antigen ligase family protein — MCKGRYFFYTIFVLGSSLFAIKGFTWDMGLPKFYFASVAISVFIVFVSLRAVRGSYKLSISFPQVLALLFGIYACLTTFQLLDTLPNVFLTSLGFAMNLLLFLLFSLLISGEKPDRLMFILQVFVLAGLVIAVDALFSFYTGHGLLWGTENNPFTRGNLSSVIGNVNFTTDLMAMLLFPTAFLTISSRVLWKREKLRHIFYLGVFSIFLIVILIGQTRAVYYSVIGSFTFLAVFLIISLLKFRLRPFATVFNKLFLILLIFAAIIIMIVYSGDNFLTGGRFSFSERLTYTTEDNVSVDVRVLQWKAAIKQWKGSTIFGTGFGSYKYLSTENMGRVLLEEPDYMYVAGLNSIRTHNEYLQQLGETGMVGMAIVAWFILSMFLYTIRVVRRTPSIDKIVQYIFLTAGLLVIFAHSILSFPGHLMPNALFAVFLFGFLMSPDFNEEKRITFNVGKLVPLILVIFALTTTVLMSRTFFSEGFFTKGYIDYRRIEAINPQVPQLISSIESIKKEIEALENVEDKYANLQEGQYISERLKTLQEMYPSAPTELLESIASEDREEAYESTLSGLNSKLRSASSALLNARRDSTDSFYSALRNLSTAREISGSQYLAEAYLGYVYLTPQRKEDFRLKLNMSGNNIGNAFGEIFSRKDIFSSWLTNDVLPCGMLPGLEIDHAYLKELQSLLKPDLAATDVSDLLKEVNTELLIDYQVTLDAIDALLRSIKTSPDLQVVRNAASLLFRVIVSSERISVELEKLEPYVTDTVGLNNLVHKIQEIPVSEKDNLNLLYDVAIAYNPGGWLKGNDSIYGEYARNLLLAYGLNALDKILELAEKEVFAWNVMRTTDQVVPLGAIGELTPLKEYVPREWFNNLYDGVYEWCLDKSSEISRNIEEERFAGENLKKAETVLNEMERFKELYSTW, encoded by the coding sequence ATGTGTAAGGGAAGATACTTCTTTTATACCATCTTTGTTCTTGGATCTTCGCTGTTCGCTATTAAAGGTTTTACGTGGGACATGGGCCTACCAAAGTTCTATTTCGCATCGGTCGCCATATCTGTTTTTATCGTCTTTGTTTCTCTAAGGGCGGTTAGGGGATCCTACAAGCTGAGTATTTCATTTCCTCAGGTTCTTGCTTTGTTGTTTGGCATTTACGCATGTTTGACGACTTTCCAGCTGCTGGATACTCTACCCAATGTCTTTCTGACATCTCTCGGTTTTGCGATGAATTTGCTGTTGTTCCTCCTCTTCTCGTTACTGATATCTGGAGAAAAACCCGATAGACTGATGTTCATCCTTCAAGTTTTCGTTCTTGCGGGGCTTGTCATAGCAGTCGATGCACTTTTCTCCTTTTATACTGGCCACGGTCTGCTGTGGGGAACGGAGAACAACCCATTTACAAGAGGAAACCTATCTTCAGTCATCGGCAATGTGAATTTCACAACGGACCTCATGGCAATGTTGCTATTCCCCACTGCCTTTCTTACTATCTCAAGTAGAGTTCTGTGGAAGCGTGAAAAGCTCAGACACATTTTTTACCTGGGTGTTTTCTCCATTTTCCTGATAGTGATCTTGATAGGTCAAACTAGAGCCGTATATTACTCGGTAATAGGATCATTTACCTTTCTAGCGGTTTTCTTGATAATCTCACTTCTGAAGTTTAGGTTGAGGCCCTTTGCCACAGTTTTCAATAAATTGTTCCTAATCTTGCTAATATTCGCGGCCATAATTATAATGATTGTATATTCTGGAGACAATTTTCTGACGGGTGGGCGGTTCAGTTTCTCTGAGAGACTAACCTATACAACTGAAGACAACGTCTCAGTGGACGTAAGAGTTCTTCAGTGGAAGGCAGCAATTAAACAGTGGAAAGGCTCGACTATCTTCGGTACTGGTTTTGGTTCTTACAAGTACCTTTCTACAGAGAACATGGGAAGGGTTCTTCTGGAAGAACCTGATTACATGTATGTTGCTGGCCTGAACAGTATCCGAACTCATAATGAATACCTTCAGCAACTGGGTGAAACGGGAATGGTAGGAATGGCTATTGTTGCCTGGTTTATTCTCTCAATGTTTCTGTACACAATCAGGGTTGTAAGGCGAACCCCCTCAATCGATAAGATTGTCCAGTACATTTTTCTCACGGCCGGTCTCCTTGTAATTTTCGCGCATTCAATACTCTCTTTCCCGGGTCATCTGATGCCCAATGCTTTATTTGCAGTCTTTCTCTTTGGTTTCCTCATGAGCCCCGATTTTAATGAAGAAAAAAGAATTACTTTCAATGTTGGAAAACTTGTCCCGCTTATTTTGGTGATCTTCGCTTTGACCACCACTGTCTTGATGAGCCGCACTTTCTTTTCAGAAGGTTTTTTCACCAAGGGCTACATAGATTATAGAAGGATTGAGGCCATAAATCCTCAAGTGCCACAGCTGATAAGCTCCATAGAAAGCATCAAAAAAGAAATCGAGGCTCTGGAGAACGTTGAAGATAAGTATGCGAATCTTCAAGAAGGACAGTATATCTCTGAAAGGCTAAAAACTCTTCAGGAGATGTATCCAAGCGCACCGACCGAACTGCTCGAATCAATAGCTTCCGAGGACCGTGAAGAAGCATATGAATCTACCCTGTCGGGGCTGAATTCTAAACTGAGATCTGCTTCTTCGGCTCTTCTTAATGCGAGGAGGGATTCAACAGACAGTTTTTACTCGGCCTTGAGAAATCTATCAACTGCAAGAGAGATTTCCGGTAGTCAGTATCTTGCAGAAGCATACCTGGGGTACGTGTACTTGACACCTCAGAGAAAGGAAGACTTTCGACTTAAGCTCAACATGTCAGGCAACAATATTGGCAATGCCTTCGGAGAGATATTTTCGAGAAAAGACATCTTCTCTTCCTGGCTTACCAACGACGTATTACCTTGCGGAATGCTGCCTGGACTGGAAATCGACCACGCTTATCTCAAAGAACTGCAAAGTCTGCTAAAGCCGGATCTTGCTGCGACAGATGTTTCCGACCTTTTGAAAGAAGTCAACACAGAACTATTGATCGATTATCAAGTAACTCTTGATGCTATTGATGCGCTTTTGCGATCTATAAAGACATCACCCGATCTGCAGGTTGTAAGAAATGCAGCAAGTCTGCTCTTTCGAGTAATTGTCTCATCAGAGAGAATTTCCGTTGAACTCGAGAAGCTCGAACCTTACGTAACTGATACCGTTGGTTTGAATAATCTTGTGCATAAGATACAAGAGATCCCTGTTTCAGAGAAAGACAATCTGAATCTGCTTTATGACGTAGCAATAGCCTATAATCCTGGAGGATGGTTAAAAGGGAATGACAGCATATATGGAGAGTACGCAAGAAATCTTCTTCTAGCTTACGGTCTAAATGCTCTTGACAAGATACTGGAGCTGGCAGAAAAGGAAGTTTTCGCCTGGAACGTGATGAGAACTACTGACCAGGTTGTTCCTCTTGGAGCGATCGGTGAGCTAACTCCGCTAAAAGAGTACGTTCCCAGAGAGTGGTTCAATAACCTGTACGATGGGGTGTATGAATGGTGTCTGGATAAGTCCTCGGAGATTTCAAGGAATATTGAAGAAGAAAGGTTTGCCGGAGAAAACCTGAAGAAGGCAGAAACAGTTTTGAATGAAATGGAGAGATTCAAAGAACTCTATTCAACCTGGTAA
- a CDS encoding secondary thiamine-phosphate synthase enzyme YjbQ, giving the protein MRYSVKTERKSQFIDITKLVIQSVKESTASYGLVNVFVPHTTAAVTINENSDPDVVRDILFWMDESIPENREFKHMEGNSDAHIKASLVGSSVTVPFRDNSLMLGIWQCVYFCEFDGPRNREVIVTVVG; this is encoded by the coding sequence ATGCGATACAGCGTAAAAACGGAACGCAAAAGTCAGTTCATAGACATTACGAAGCTTGTTATCCAGTCTGTAAAGGAATCCACGGCTTCTTACGGGCTTGTGAATGTATTCGTACCGCATACGACTGCTGCAGTAACGATCAATGAAAACTCCGATCCAGATGTCGTGCGTGACATTCTCTTTTGGATGGACGAGAGCATACCCGAGAACAGAGAATTCAAGCACATGGAAGGGAATTCCGATGCGCATATAAAGGCGTCTCTAGTGGGTTCTTCAGTTACTGTTCCCTTCAGAGACAATTCATTGATGCTAGGAATCTGGCAGTGCGTCTATTTCTGTGAATTTGACGGACCTAGAAACCGGGAGGTAATAGTTACTGTGGTTGGGTGA
- a CDS encoding cell division topological specificity factor MinE translates to MFFGLFRKKKKTEGSRKEAKDRLDSITGGRRYSVPVREVIPQDILQNSGKDMVHQIKTYVADKYKVKEENVKVQLEEHNGYVVIITNVVFH, encoded by the coding sequence ATGTTCTTTGGACTTTTCAGGAAGAAGAAAAAAACTGAGGGAAGTAGAAAGGAAGCAAAAGATAGACTTGATTCAATTACCGGAGGAAGGAGATACTCTGTTCCTGTAAGGGAGGTTATTCCCCAGGATATTCTCCAGAATAGCGGAAAAGATATGGTACACCAGATAAAAACCTATGTCGCCGACAAGTACAAAGTCAAAGAAGAAAACGTTAAGGTTCAGCTTGAGGAACACAACGGATATGTGGTAATAATCACAAACGTTGTCTTTCACTGA
- the minD gene encoding septum site-determining protein MinD — MAKVYVVTSGKGGVGKTTITANIGCALANKGAKVCLIDADIGLKNLDITLGLENRVVHTILDVANGKVTASEALVRHKQIKGLYLLAASQIATKEMLSPEDMKKMVAELYPKFDYIIVDSPAGIERGFRNAIAAAEKALIVTTPELPAITDADRVIGLLENSGMQETNIRLLINRFKIQMVKRGDMLTREDIQGNLAIDLIGIIPDSDEVIIATNKGVPVILNGNGEGIGKVFENIALRMQGEPIPVEHDILEHGSKGFLEFLKRIFRRN, encoded by the coding sequence ATGGCCAAAGTATACGTTGTGACTTCCGGAAAAGGGGGGGTCGGCAAGACTACAATTACAGCCAACATAGGTTGTGCTCTTGCAAATAAAGGGGCTAAGGTCTGTCTTATCGATGCAGACATTGGTCTCAAAAACCTAGATATTACACTTGGCCTCGAGAATAGGGTTGTGCACACGATTCTAGATGTCGCCAATGGCAAGGTAACGGCTTCAGAGGCGCTTGTTAGGCACAAGCAGATTAAAGGGCTCTATCTACTTGCGGCCTCGCAGATAGCAACAAAGGAAATGCTGTCACCCGAGGACATGAAAAAGATGGTTGCAGAACTGTATCCCAAGTTTGACTATATCATCGTCGACTCACCTGCAGGAATAGAGAGAGGGTTTAGAAATGCAATAGCTGCAGCTGAAAAGGCGCTGATAGTGACTACTCCTGAACTGCCGGCTATCACAGATGCCGACAGAGTTATTGGACTTCTCGAAAACTCGGGAATGCAGGAGACAAATATAAGGCTCCTGATAAACCGCTTCAAAATCCAGATGGTCAAACGTGGTGACATGCTCACCAGAGAGGATATCCAGGGTAATCTCGCTATTGATCTAATAGGAATCATACCGGACAGTGACGAGGTTATCATTGCAACAAATAAGGGTGTACCGGTTATTCTAAACGGAAATGGTGAAGGAATCGGAAAGGTCTTCGAGAACATTGCTTTGAGGATGCAGGGAGAACCAATTCCTGTTGAGCATGACATTCTTGAGCACGGATCAAAAGGATTCCTTGAATTCCTGAAGCGCATCTTCAGAAGAAATTAA
- a CDS encoding class I SAM-dependent rRNA methyltransferase has translation MSARVVLKRSIKRRIAFGHPWIYDNEIEKADSVEGGCIVDVLTNSGQFLGRGYYNPDSSIRVRLLTRRNCSIDTDFFAQKLKRSLAMKSSLLRYGNALRVTFGEADGLPGLIVDKFSDWLVVQFNTLGIGVLKNEIIEALIATLKPKGIFEKSEGISLTKEGLESKEGWLFGNGPELLPFSLNGVTFFADTKGQKTGFFLDQRDNAEKLSKYANGRNVLDVFSYTGNFSFHCLSQGASRATLVDSSERALSVARETAEINGFISRCEFVRANAFDYLREESLAGHSLVIVDPPAMAKSPSSKKSALRGYKELNLRVIKKAVSGSLLASSSCTQIISEDDWMRTINDAFHDSKKVGIVSFRGGQPLDHPEVSSIFETRYLKFCLFRVFELCDF, from the coding sequence TTGAGTGCAAGAGTTGTCTTGAAGCGGTCGATAAAAAGGAGGATCGCATTTGGCCATCCATGGATCTATGACAATGAAATCGAAAAAGCCGACTCTGTTGAAGGTGGTTGCATAGTAGATGTATTGACCAATTCCGGACAGTTTCTGGGAAGAGGATACTATAATCCGGACTCTTCCATCAGAGTGAGACTCCTAACAAGAAGAAACTGCAGTATCGATACTGATTTCTTCGCCCAAAAGCTAAAAAGATCATTGGCGATGAAATCTTCTTTGCTTAGATATGGCAATGCCTTGAGAGTTACGTTCGGCGAAGCCGATGGACTACCGGGATTGATAGTGGATAAATTTTCTGACTGGCTTGTCGTTCAGTTTAACACTCTAGGAATTGGAGTTCTCAAAAACGAGATCATTGAAGCTTTGATAGCCACACTGAAGCCAAAGGGGATATTTGAAAAGAGCGAGGGAATCTCCCTTACAAAAGAAGGGTTAGAATCAAAAGAAGGATGGCTTTTTGGTAACGGGCCAGAGTTGCTGCCCTTTTCATTGAATGGGGTTACTTTCTTTGCAGACACAAAAGGGCAAAAGACCGGTTTCTTCCTAGATCAAAGGGACAACGCAGAGAAACTGTCAAAATATGCGAACGGAAGAAATGTGCTTGATGTTTTCTCATATACCGGCAACTTCTCATTTCATTGTTTGAGCCAAGGGGCCAGTAGGGCGACGTTGGTTGACTCTTCGGAACGCGCACTTTCAGTTGCAAGAGAGACGGCTGAAATAAATGGATTCATCAGTAGATGCGAGTTTGTCAGGGCAAATGCATTCGACTATTTGAGAGAAGAATCACTCGCCGGTCACAGTCTTGTGATAGTTGACCCTCCAGCAATGGCAAAATCACCGTCTTCGAAAAAAAGTGCTTTGAGAGGGTACAAGGAACTCAACCTTAGAGTGATAAAAAAGGCTGTAAGCGGATCTCTTCTGGCATCTTCCTCATGTACACAAATCATTTCTGAAGATGACTGGATGAGAACTATCAACGATGCCTTTCACGACAGCAAAAAGGTCGGAATAGTCTCATTTAGAGGGGGCCAACCGCTTGACCATCCGGAGGTTAGCTCTATATTCGAGACAAGATATCTTAAGTTCTGCTTATTTCGTGTCTTTGAACTGTGTGATTTCTAA
- a CDS encoding iron-containing alcohol dehydrogenase family protein — protein MWKYFLPTRVFAGRQVIGQNGELLKEFGTKAFIVTGKSSAKKSGALDEVLRMLEALDIPSSIFDEVEENPSFFTVEKGGRLLSENECDFVIAIGGGSPLDAGKAISAVGMNGCSCEDLYRGKNLPSHPIVAIPTTSGTGSEVTQYSVLTNADGQKKGFGMPSIFPAISFLDPRYTVTMPLDVTIATALDALSHSLEGEVVNKGQNPLLKTLSREANRLIKDSLDRILLDEDDIDLRERMQFAATLAGIVIAHTGTTAVHAAGYPLSSFKNVKHGMANALILVEIFKKIAEADKDRISAAIDPFESLDELQIFIQRFISGRISLRISDEEINEWSDYTSKASHLKKTPGNFDKEFFMDLYRRINNI, from the coding sequence ATGTGGAAATATTTCTTGCCGACAAGGGTCTTTGCAGGTAGACAAGTAATCGGCCAAAACGGTGAGTTGCTTAAGGAATTCGGCACAAAAGCGTTCATAGTTACTGGAAAATCCTCAGCAAAGAAAAGCGGAGCACTCGACGAAGTACTAAGGATGCTAGAAGCTTTAGATATTCCGAGTTCAATATTCGATGAGGTAGAAGAGAATCCTTCATTCTTTACAGTCGAAAAAGGAGGAAGGCTTCTTTCAGAAAATGAATGTGATTTTGTAATCGCAATTGGCGGAGGAAGCCCTCTCGATGCAGGTAAAGCGATCTCTGCAGTCGGAATGAACGGATGCAGTTGCGAGGACCTATACAGAGGAAAGAACCTTCCGTCTCACCCAATAGTCGCCATACCTACTACCTCGGGTACGGGTAGTGAAGTTACTCAGTACTCGGTTCTTACAAATGCCGATGGACAGAAAAAAGGCTTTGGGATGCCATCGATCTTTCCAGCGATATCCTTTCTCGATCCGAGATACACTGTGACAATGCCTTTAGATGTAACCATTGCTACCGCACTTGACGCATTATCCCATTCTTTGGAAGGCGAAGTAGTTAACAAGGGACAAAATCCCCTGCTAAAAACTCTTTCAAGAGAAGCAAACAGGCTCATTAAAGATTCGCTCGACAGAATACTGCTGGATGAGGATGATATTGATTTGCGTGAAAGGATGCAGTTTGCCGCAACACTCGCCGGAATAGTAATCGCTCATACGGGAACAACTGCAGTTCATGCAGCTGGTTATCCACTCTCTTCATTCAAGAATGTAAAACACGGTATGGCAAATGCTCTAATTCTGGTCGAGATCTTCAAGAAGATTGCGGAGGCCGACAAAGATAGAATAAGTGCTGCAATCGATCCTTTTGAGAGTCTCGATGAACTCCAGATTTTTATACAGAGGTTTATCTCTGGACGAATCTCCTTGAGAATCTCAGATGAAGAAATAAACGAATGGTCAGATTACACTTCAAAAGCATCGCACCTGAAGAAGACTCCAGGTAATTTCGACAAAGAGTTCTTCATGGATCTATACAGGAGGATCAATAACATTTGA
- a CDS encoding polysaccharide pyruvyl transferase family protein, whose protein sequence is MRQFSFGGLTLVGYYGYDNLGDDLLLLSSLSLIEEIEFEGPIYLPASPSINHIAHRFPSKLDVRIIKRFSIRELQTSIKNSILTVFGGGNLLQDQTSWRSFLYYYEIAKYTLKKDKPLLFLSQGFGPLSKTANRKALNKLLSDPLTYGVMRDAVSYKHFASISNKAILGTDYGPYYLRKKRIIPEKRETIAGLAVIVLKNGTSVDDVLHSLRLNNLSQVCAVGFHNHHDEQKRSELESKARSNGFKVRKPPENLEGMIEVFNNAELIITERLHGVILAISLGVPFVWKKNTKLDRFVRSLDKNCNLYFEESCESLSLSINSSLNKPVNLKEDYWSRLENTVNESKELLKKLLARR, encoded by the coding sequence GTGAGACAGTTTTCTTTTGGCGGGCTGACGCTGGTGGGTTACTATGGATATGATAACCTTGGCGACGATCTTCTGTTGCTTTCATCACTATCCCTGATCGAAGAGATAGAATTTGAAGGACCGATTTATCTGCCCGCCTCACCGAGCATAAACCACATAGCCCACAGATTTCCGTCAAAACTGGATGTAAGGATAATTAAGCGCTTCAGCATAAGAGAGCTCCAAACCTCCATCAAGAACTCGATTCTAACCGTATTTGGAGGGGGAAATCTCCTTCAGGATCAGACAAGCTGGAGGAGTTTTTTGTACTATTACGAGATTGCAAAGTACACTCTCAAGAAAGACAAACCCCTGCTCTTTCTTTCCCAAGGGTTTGGCCCATTAAGTAAAACCGCAAACAGGAAGGCACTGAACAAGTTGCTCAGTGATCCGCTTACTTACGGAGTCATGAGAGACGCCGTAAGTTACAAACATTTTGCATCAATATCGAATAAAGCAATCCTCGGAACAGACTATGGACCGTACTACCTTCGAAAAAAAAGGATAATACCCGAGAAGCGTGAAACGATTGCTGGCTTAGCGGTAATAGTTCTGAAAAACGGAACCAGTGTAGACGATGTACTCCATTCTCTCAGATTGAATAATCTATCACAAGTTTGCGCCGTAGGGTTTCATAATCACCACGATGAGCAAAAGAGAAGCGAACTTGAATCCAAGGCGCGTTCAAACGGATTCAAAGTAAGAAAACCTCCAGAGAATCTTGAGGGAATGATTGAGGTTTTTAACAATGCAGAGTTAATAATCACAGAGCGTCTTCATGGAGTGATTCTGGCGATCTCATTGGGCGTTCCTTTCGTGTGGAAGAAGAATACTAAGCTTGATAGATTTGTGAGGTCTCTGGACAAAAACTGCAATCTCTATTTTGAAGAAAGTTGCGAGAGCTTGAGCCTATCAATCAACAGTTCTTTGAATAAGCCGGTGAATCTTAAGGAAGACTACTGGTCTCGTCTTGAAAACACGGTGAATGAATCAAAAGAGTTGCTCAAGAAACTCCTAGCAAGAAGGTGA
- a CDS encoding ComEC/Rec2 family competence protein, which produces MHDALRRRSTPFPFLFYLLATMLGELIIFSSIWMDSGWLSLALLALSVMLISSKQVSPFAWVLFFVMGCLVQTFTLKMLDPGKVEYVGYVSKGGTGRIEASNGRLLRDGEWIYLPSAVNIDLSDRKAVAFPGQIVWSAGRLKRSDTYPLLTIESEVEGCIDRFEIISLPGKHIAGLLSKYELDNTIAAAVFTGDRKHIEYELRRTISDLGIAHLFAVSGLHVGLMYLLVHSALSFLMVGRNSRIIASISLLFLYTLSTGPAISALRTFLMLLCYSIFRIIDYRQHPLNILGLSGMIIVMVQPSIVASISFQLSFFATAALLIFLPGIEKKSLIYQAFLVGAIAQAAIVPLSLTAFGTLSLVGIPLTILMVPMFVMPSYIGMIAILVSDFLGIEVVSSFISGSLRTMSNIMGKVTASIGEAIPAMRFEAFPAYFISLLVLFLSFIAFWHLGHKP; this is translated from the coding sequence ATGCACGATGCGCTCCGGCGAAGAAGTACACCTTTTCCTTTTTTGTTCTATCTTCTGGCGACCATGCTGGGAGAGCTAATCATATTTTCTTCAATCTGGATGGATAGCGGTTGGCTTTCTTTAGCCCTTCTCGCGCTTTCCGTAATGCTTATCTCTTCGAAACAAGTCAGCCCGTTTGCCTGGGTCTTGTTCTTTGTGATGGGCTGCCTTGTACAAACCTTCACTTTGAAAATGCTCGATCCTGGAAAAGTTGAGTATGTCGGCTATGTTTCGAAAGGTGGAACGGGAAGGATCGAAGCAAGTAATGGTAGACTTCTCCGGGATGGCGAATGGATTTATCTTCCCTCGGCCGTAAATATCGATTTGTCAGACAGAAAAGCCGTTGCCTTTCCCGGGCAGATCGTGTGGTCTGCTGGCAGGCTTAAGAGGAGCGACACGTATCCTTTGTTGACAATCGAATCGGAAGTAGAAGGCTGCATTGATAGGTTTGAGATAATCTCTCTTCCCGGGAAACATATTGCTGGTCTGCTTTCAAAATACGAACTTGACAATACCATTGCCGCTGCAGTCTTTACTGGTGACAGAAAGCACATAGAATATGAATTGAGGAGAACGATATCTGATCTTGGAATCGCCCATTTGTTCGCTGTTTCAGGCTTGCATGTAGGACTGATGTATCTTCTAGTTCACAGCGCACTTTCTTTCCTAATGGTCGGAAGGAATTCCAGAATAATAGCTTCGATTTCTCTGCTTTTCTTATACACATTGTCTACAGGACCTGCTATCTCCGCCTTGAGAACATTTCTCATGCTTTTATGCTATTCGATATTCAGGATTATCGATTATCGTCAGCATCCACTGAATATCCTTGGACTTTCTGGAATGATAATTGTAATGGTTCAACCATCAATTGTTGCATCGATCTCATTTCAGCTGAGCTTCTTTGCTACGGCTGCGCTGCTGATATTCCTGCCAGGAATCGAAAAGAAGAGCCTTATATACCAAGCTTTTCTAGTTGGTGCAATTGCCCAGGCGGCAATTGTTCCTCTTTCTTTGACCGCATTTGGTACGTTGTCTCTTGTCGGAATTCCTTTGACTATTCTAATGGTTCCGATGTTCGTAATGCCGTCTTACATAGGGATGATAGCCATATTGGTATCAGATTTTCTGGGAATCGAAGTGGTAAGTTCCTTTATTTCGGGAAGCCTCAGAACAATGTCGAACATAATGGGAAAGGTTACAGCATCTATCGGAGAAGCGATTCCGGCAATGCGATTCGAAGCCTTCCCGGCTTATTTTATTTCGTTGCTTGTACTTTTCTTGTCTTTCATTGCATTCTGGCATTTAGGGCACAAGCCGTAA
- a CDS encoding Fur family transcriptional regulator — protein sequence MRNDQLKAELKKRNQRMTAQRELILRLFLEAGTEHLSADEIYHKVQGKNFRISKATVYRTIELLADIRLLRKIVFEDGVVRYELVEKGEHHHHHVICSNCGAVVEFHLDNLEELEELVKSRTGYTIEDHQLKFYGLCPKCQNAMKDKKSTSNEIK from the coding sequence ATGAGAAATGATCAGCTCAAGGCAGAACTGAAAAAAAGAAATCAAAGAATGACGGCTCAAAGGGAATTAATTCTAAGACTTTTCCTTGAAGCTGGCACAGAGCACTTGAGTGCGGATGAGATCTACCATAAGGTTCAGGGGAAGAACTTCAGAATAAGCAAGGCAACCGTTTACAGGACGATTGAGCTACTCGCCGATATAAGGCTTCTCAGAAAGATCGTTTTTGAAGATGGAGTAGTGAGGTATGAACTCGTTGAAAAGGGTGAGCACCACCATCATCACGTAATTTGCAGCAATTGTGGTGCCGTCGTCGAATTTCATCTTGATAACCTCGAAGAACTTGAAGAGCTTGTGAAGTCGAGGACCGGTTACACCATAGAGGACCATCAACTGAAATTTTACGGCTTGTGCCCTAAATGCCAGAATGCAATGAAAGACAAGAAAAGTACAAGCAACGAAATAAAATAA
- the nusA gene encoding transcription termination factor NusA, with translation MNLNLLEALDQLQDEKNIEKEEVIDILEKALQSAYKKNFASESDVDVRIDRLTGDIEVFEKLLVVEAVENPSLEVKLEEALKLDSSAEIGSTVERKLNIKKFKRIAAQTARQVLIQKIREKEKENLFDKYVDMKGTVTTSEVLRVTDEWIDLRIGKLETRIPTKELIPGEQPRLNSLMKVYVVDVTKSVRGPRLLVTRRTPDFVIELLKLQVPEIASGDVTVKAIAREEGIRTKVAVFSQNTKVDPVGACIGESGTRIAEVLREIKPEKVDILRWSDNPAEFVGNSIAPASALEVKVANIENHEATVFVSPTQLSLAIGKGGQNARLAAKLTGWKIDIKPIM, from the coding sequence ATGAATCTCAATCTCTTGGAAGCCCTTGATCAACTGCAAGATGAGAAGAATATAGAAAAGGAAGAGGTTATAGACATACTGGAAAAAGCTCTCCAGAGTGCTTATAAGAAAAACTTCGCGTCCGAGAGCGATGTCGATGTCAGGATCGACAGGCTTACAGGCGACATAGAAGTCTTTGAAAAACTACTGGTGGTCGAGGCTGTGGAAAACCCCTCTTTAGAAGTCAAGCTGGAAGAAGCTTTAAAACTCGATTCTTCGGCGGAGATTGGCTCAACAGTTGAGAGAAAACTCAACATTAAGAAATTCAAGAGGATCGCCGCTCAAACGGCTCGACAGGTTCTTATTCAAAAGATACGTGAAAAAGAAAAAGAGAACCTCTTTGATAAGTACGTCGATATGAAGGGAACGGTGACAACTTCTGAGGTTCTTAGAGTCACTGACGAGTGGATCGATTTGAGGATAGGGAAACTCGAAACGAGGATCCCAACTAAGGAACTCATTCCCGGGGAACAGCCAAGACTGAATTCACTTATGAAAGTCTACGTTGTCGATGTCACAAAATCTGTTAGAGGACCTCGCTTACTCGTTACAAGACGAACCCCGGACTTCGTTATAGAACTCTTGAAACTTCAGGTTCCAGAAATAGCAAGTGGTGACGTAACCGTAAAGGCCATAGCCAGAGAAGAGGGTATTCGTACTAAGGTAGCCGTATTCAGTCAGAACACAAAAGTCGATCCTGTAGGGGCTTGCATTGGAGAAAGCGGGACAAGAATAGCCGAAGTCCTCAGGGAGATAAAACCCGAAAAAGTTGATATATTAAGGTGGAGCGACAATCCTGCGGAGTTTGTTGGAAACTCAATCGCACCTGCTTCAGCTCTTGAAGTGAAGGTTGCAAATATCGAAAACCACGAGGCCACCGTCTTTGTCTCGCCAACTCAACTTTCCCTAGCAATAGGAAAAGGTGGCCAAAATGCAAGACTTGCCGCAAAGTTGACTGGCTGGAAGATAGACATTAAGCCGATTATGTAA